ACAGCTGCCACTCGCGCCCGATGGCGTCCGTGACCTTGATGTCGATCTTGGGGCCGTAGAAGGCGCCGTCACCCTCGTTGATGGTGTACGACAGGCCCGCCGTGGCCACCGCGCCGATGAGCGCGTTGGTGGCGCGGTCCCAGTCCTCGTCCGAGCCGATGGACTTTTCCGGCCGGGTGGAGATGACGATGCGGTAGTCGAACCCGAACAGGCCCATCAGGTCGCGCACCAGCGCGATGACGCCGATGATCTCGGCTTCCAGCTGGTCGGGGCGGCACAGGATGTGCGCATCGTCCTGAGTGAACTGGCGCACGCGCAACAGGCCGTGCAGTACGCCCGACTTTTCGTGGCGGTGCACCACACCCAGTTCGAACATGCGGCGCGGCAGGTCGCGGTAGCTGCGCAGGTGGCTCTTGTAGATGAGCATGTGCGAGACGCAGTTCATGGGCTTCACGCCATAGGCGTTGTCGTCGATGACGGTGAAGTACATGTTCTCGCGGTAGTTGTCGTAGTGGCCCGACTTTTCCCACACCTCGCGGCGCAGAAGCTGCGGCCCCTGCACAAGTTCGTACCCGCGCTTCAGGTGTTCCTTGCGCAGGAAGTCCTCGAGGATGGTGCGCAGCAGCATGCCCTTGGGATGCCAGTAGACCATGCCGGGGGCGACGTCCTCGTGGAAGGCGAACAGGTCCAGCTGCTGGCCCAGCTTGCGGTGGTCGCGGCGCTTGGCTTCCTCGATCTGGTGCAGGTGGTCCTTCAGGGCCTTCGGGTCGGCAAAGGCGGTGCCGTACACCCGCGAAAGCATGCGGTTCTTCTCGTCGCCGCGCCAGTAGGCACCGGCCACGGAGAGCAGCTTGAACGCCTTCACGAAGCTGGTGTCGGGAATGTGCGGGCCGCGGCACAGGTCGACGAAGTCGCCGCTGCGGTACACGGACACCGTATCCGCCGGAATGTCGCGCACGATCTCGACCTTGTAGGTCTCGCCCATGCCCTCGAACAGGGCCACGGCCTCGTCCTTGGTCATTTCCGTGCGGGTGAAGGGATGCGCGGCAGCCACGATCTTCTGCATTTCCGCCTCGATGGCTTCGAGGTCGTCCACGGAGAAGGGGCGCTCGTAGTCGAAATCGTAGTAGAACCCGCTGTCGATGGCGGGACCGATGGTCACCTTCACCCCGGGGAACAGCTTCTGCACCGCTTCCGCCATGATGTGCGCGGCGGAGTGGCGGATGAGTTCGATGCCTTCCGGCGAATCGGCGAAGACCGGTTCGATGGTGGTGGTGTCGGCGGGCACGGTGGCGGTGAGGTCGAGCGGGGTGCCGTTGCAGCGGCAGGCTACGACATTCTTGAACTTCTTCCCGCTCAGGGCGCCCTTGAGGGCGTCACGGCAGGAGACGCCGGACTGCACGTCGAACACCTGTCCTTCGATGGTCACGTTCACGCCGAATCTCCTCGGTGAGTTTGTTGTTGCCGCCGCGCGCACCATAACAAGAAAGGGAGGCCGGAACCTCCCTCTCTGGGCTTTCGGTGTGGTAGGCACGAGCAGATTTGAACTGCTGACCCCTTCCGTGTCAAGGAAGTGCTCTCCCCCTGAGCTACGCGCCTACACCTGCGAGGCAGGAGGGGTATCTACATGGGCACGCCGTCACCGTCAAGCGGTTTTCTTTCACCATGCCCGAAAAAACGGAAAAAATGCTCTCCGGGGTGCAGCGCCCGGCTGGCCCCACGCTGCGGCCCGGCCCGGGGGCCACGCCGCCTTCGCGCGCGCACGTTACATGATAAGCAGCAGCCGGAATCTGGCAATGGGGGGCAGGCACCCTACCCCACGCGCGCGTGCGCGCCGCCCGACACGAACCGTTCGACGCCTGCCCTGCCAGATGCCCCCCCGATGCTTGGCCCGATGCCTCCCCGATGCCCTGCCTGATGTCTCGCCCGATGCCTCGCCCCATGCCTCGCCCGACACCTCGCGCACGCCCCGCGCTGCCGCCCTCTCCTGCCTGCGCACTGCGCCACCCCGCCCCCCACCTGCCCGCGCCGCGCCCACCCCTTCGCGTCTGCCCGCAACCCCTTGCGAGACAAGGCGTTCGCGCCCCATTGACAGAGTGCGCGGACAGGCGTAGCCCCTCGTCGAAATCGCCGAATTCCGCCCTGGGGGCGGAAGCGGGGGACCCAACAGCCGGTCACCCGGTACGGGGCGCATCGCCGCAAGGCGTAGGGCAATCTCTTCGGCCCGAGCCCGTCAGCTAACCTCGCAGGCGTCGAAGGGAGAGCACCCCTCCGAGCACCTTCCGTGCATCCGTCCGTTGCCATGCAGCGGGCGGCCATCGCCGGACGGACAGGCCTCGGGGTGGGGGAAGCTTTCCCCACCCTTTTCGGAGGCCTCATGTCCACCGGTTCCGATCCGTTGGGCGAAGCCGCGTCCGGCAACATGCCGGACGGCACTGCGTGCGCCTCGCCGCGCAGCGATGCCGTTGCGTCTTCGTCCGCCACCTCCTCCATCACCGGGCCCGCCGCCCCGCAAGCCTCCACCACCG
This region of Nitratidesulfovibrio sp. SRB-5 genomic DNA includes:
- the thrS gene encoding threonine--tRNA ligase yields the protein MNVTIEGQVFDVQSGVSCRDALKGALSGKKFKNVVACRCNGTPLDLTATVPADTTTIEPVFADSPEGIELIRHSAAHIMAEAVQKLFPGVKVTIGPAIDSGFYYDFDYERPFSVDDLEAIEAEMQKIVAAAHPFTRTEMTKDEAVALFEGMGETYKVEIVRDIPADTVSVYRSGDFVDLCRGPHIPDTSFVKAFKLLSVAGAYWRGDEKNRMLSRVYGTAFADPKALKDHLHQIEEAKRRDHRKLGQQLDLFAFHEDVAPGMVYWHPKGMLLRTILEDFLRKEHLKRGYELVQGPQLLRREVWEKSGHYDNYRENMYFTVIDDNAYGVKPMNCVSHMLIYKSHLRSYRDLPRRMFELGVVHRHEKSGVLHGLLRVRQFTQDDAHILCRPDQLEAEIIGVIALVRDLMGLFGFDYRIVISTRPEKSIGSDEDWDRATNALIGAVATAGLSYTINEGDGAFYGPKIDIKVTDAIGREWQLSTIQVDFTLPDRFDLVYIGQDGERHRPVMVHRAILGSLERFIGVLTEHFAGAFPTWIVPVQARLLTVTDAQNDFAMGARDQLVAAGLRVEADTRNEKLGYKVREAQLEKIPYILVVGDKEVEAGGVNVRLRNGENLGLKTLAEVAEMIRADCQEPFKRGGMSYSFS